In Rhizobium oryzihabitans, one DNA window encodes the following:
- a CDS encoding Ig-like domain-containing protein: MTTSENSIANPIESSSDWLLTIPRLSQQQSILVSPNGAGTATSYSLVYDVYFPKNGSTGWMPFLQTDLTNRSDGDIFGKASGDSYGLGISSDYRGTAKLDAWNRIGLTIETDAGGAVSMKKYINGEFVADQKIAASGAGRFGIDMSKGFLIFSDEDGETSPGYLSTLLFLKQVLTADEMSYLGGPKASGILPDAMKQEAEKVGVLETRFAQGSATPAIGKGTVTGNGTTLEFKTPAQAGILAIGQKPAVDPVAVAKTSAIKDMMVTPDAANVTIDLSKHFSGEKLTFTVQNSKNETVTAVLTDGNKLTLDFAALGHSDIRVTATDGAGKSATDDFRVRVAGPNAYTIAVFPDTQDYTSNAGIKHLFGEMTQWLVDNRDSHKIVFMSHVGDITQNNRPAEWDVAEPALRKLDGKVPYALLPGNHDQANGGSAADHTSVELDRRFSAEKQAATNPGVFGGAYDQEQAAARNTYSTFTAPDGTKWLSISLEFGPRDDVIRWAGDVIEKFPDHRVMLATHSLTSYATRQDNLALPLYDEGAGYDYGMRTDQRGANDGEYVARALLARYPNIVMTFSGHIFGDGAETDITYNQYGEPVFQFLVNYQNGVSREITGNGVESRGNNGGNGAMRLITVDPDNNRITTETYFTAFDDYLDGYRTKPELDRDGLTGYYRGHQEVFENVYVGAGKARAMAEAGDDIVANAAAGASTAAVSLSGAKSLLVGEIQSFVWTDKNGDIVAEGKEAVADLALGKHKLTLTATDVNGVKTSDKIDVLVRGDRTLLVENFNDGKAEGWATDFGAADGNTGRFLLKGTVFSRPTASANLAAPEAALFDQSDAAGNKLVYIGAQSAAWSDYVFEATLTQLDNDAMGVYFYYKDANNYYRFAMDGETNRRQLVKVADGKAVLLAEVNAGTPYNMDIPLTVAVVGGSINVFIGDKNVFGGPVMDATAPLSGGTVGVYSSGQRASVFDDIVVTKAGTTAKAGIDQRAYDIDGDGKASVTLDASGSFGPEQLTGFVWTDLKGNVVATGKTVDVALDTGVNKLLLKVTAANGSVSTDRIDVTVVDRTKILVAEDFSSAEAMARFKIVDEGELGGIGPDGKTSEWLISDGKLLQTTGLASRELIWTGATAADYWQRGWSPLGDGVNVLRLGTYALFNDPAALAWTDYAIEATIQTPDKDGLGFLFRYKDSKNYYKLELDADGILDRSPRNGAGSIFNLVRMKNGVEEILAQVPGKYEPGQAMKLRAEVSGDKITAFLNDEALFAYPIGDLELDAGTFGLYSWGNAGLTFDNLTVVDLKSGLDAGKTLNGGGANDVLTGTDADEMILGQGGNDRLFGNGGNDRLSGDDGDDVLKGGAGRDALSGGNGDDTLFGDDGNDIVSGGLGDDVIEGGAGNDLLLGGDGSDTYIYGRGDGSDDIIETTSVAGDKDVLVLDDIARNEAVLRKFGETVEIEFANGEKLSLRNQLSGGGIELVSFADGTQLNRDGIVKGLVNRGPVAAADTLAAIDEDAASFLISFGALLGNDMDADLDRLTVTEVSLAAGGTAVLEENGIRFTAAADFNGKASFSYKISDGRGGSSEATANFTVKPVNDAPVAAAIAAKTDEDVVLKGKIVASDIDGDMLSYAIKTGAAAAKGDVKIDAATGEWVYTPNANVNGTDSFTVIISDNKGGSVESVVTVTIAPVNDAPVSVDDQITLGEKDNASFDLVANDTDVEGDRLTLVGVTVMAVAGIAVTNAQAAAAFSVVDGKLVVDPSSAFAALQDDQQATVTLSYTVRDANGGEAKGITTVKVDGYTEYTIVEGTGSNDVLVAGDGKDMLDGDAGDDTLLAGGGNDMVDAGAGNDRVVAGDGNDIVEGGSGNDVLMGGADNDALHGGAGNDTLNGGSGNDTLNGGAGNDVLTGGSGGDTFVFAAGSGRDVVTDFQAGAEGTDVVQLSKDVFADYQALIASGSFTDGENGAQIAFKDGSSITFDGVKTEQFAIDDFRFA; encoded by the coding sequence ATGACGACTTCTGAAAACTCGATCGCCAATCCCATCGAATCCTCCTCTGACTGGCTCCTGACCATTCCGCGCCTGTCGCAACAGCAGAGCATTCTCGTCTCGCCGAACGGTGCCGGCACGGCAACCTCCTACAGCCTGGTCTACGACGTCTATTTCCCGAAGAACGGCTCCACCGGCTGGATGCCTTTCCTGCAGACTGACCTTACCAACCGCAGCGATGGCGATATTTTCGGCAAGGCAAGCGGTGATAGCTATGGCCTTGGCATCAGCAGCGATTATCGCGGCACGGCCAAGCTGGACGCCTGGAACCGCATCGGCTTGACGATCGAAACAGATGCGGGCGGCGCGGTTTCGATGAAAAAATACATCAACGGTGAATTCGTCGCCGACCAGAAGATTGCTGCGTCCGGCGCCGGTCGCTTCGGCATCGACATGTCCAAGGGCTTCCTGATCTTTTCCGACGAGGATGGCGAAACCTCGCCCGGCTACCTCAGCACTCTTCTTTTCCTCAAACAGGTTCTGACAGCCGACGAAATGTCGTATCTCGGAGGCCCTAAGGCCTCCGGCATCTTGCCGGATGCGATGAAGCAGGAGGCTGAAAAGGTCGGCGTCCTCGAAACCCGCTTTGCCCAGGGTTCGGCCACGCCCGCGATTGGAAAGGGTACAGTCACCGGTAACGGCACAACCCTCGAATTCAAGACTCCGGCCCAGGCCGGCATTCTCGCCATCGGCCAGAAGCCTGCGGTCGATCCGGTTGCTGTCGCTAAAACGTCGGCCATCAAGGATATGATGGTGACGCCTGATGCGGCGAATGTGACGATCGATCTGTCGAAGCATTTCTCCGGTGAGAAGCTCACCTTCACCGTTCAGAACAGCAAGAACGAGACCGTTACCGCGGTCCTGACGGATGGCAACAAGTTGACGCTCGACTTTGCGGCTCTCGGCCATTCCGATATCCGCGTGACGGCCACCGACGGTGCCGGCAAGAGCGCCACGGACGACTTCCGCGTGCGCGTGGCCGGTCCGAACGCCTATACCATCGCCGTCTTCCCAGACACGCAGGACTACACGTCCAATGCCGGCATCAAGCACCTGTTCGGCGAGATGACGCAATGGCTGGTCGACAATCGCGACAGTCATAAAATCGTCTTCATGAGCCATGTCGGCGATATCACCCAGAACAACCGCCCCGCCGAGTGGGATGTCGCCGAGCCGGCGCTTCGCAAGCTCGACGGCAAGGTGCCTTACGCGCTGCTGCCTGGCAATCATGATCAGGCGAATGGCGGAAGTGCTGCCGACCACACCTCAGTTGAACTGGACAGGCGCTTTTCTGCTGAAAAGCAGGCGGCAACCAATCCCGGCGTCTTCGGCGGTGCCTACGATCAGGAACAGGCTGCCGCGCGCAATACCTACAGCACCTTCACCGCGCCGGATGGCACCAAGTGGCTGTCCATCTCGCTCGAATTCGGTCCGCGCGACGACGTGATCCGCTGGGCGGGCGACGTCATCGAGAAGTTTCCCGACCACCGCGTCATGCTCGCAACGCATTCGCTGACCAGCTATGCGACGCGTCAGGACAACCTGGCCCTGCCGCTTTATGACGAAGGTGCCGGCTACGACTACGGCATGCGCACCGACCAGCGCGGTGCAAACGACGGCGAATATGTCGCCCGCGCGCTGCTTGCACGTTACCCCAACATCGTCATGACCTTCTCCGGCCATATTTTCGGCGACGGCGCGGAAACCGACATCACTTACAACCAGTATGGCGAGCCCGTCTTCCAGTTCCTGGTCAATTACCAGAACGGTGTATCGCGTGAAATCACCGGCAACGGCGTCGAATCCCGCGGCAATAATGGCGGCAACGGCGCGATGCGCCTGATCACCGTTGATCCTGACAATAACCGCATCACCACAGAGACCTATTTCACCGCCTTCGATGACTATCTTGACGGTTACCGCACGAAGCCTGAGCTCGATCGCGATGGCCTGACCGGTTATTATCGCGGACATCAGGAAGTGTTCGAGAATGTCTATGTCGGTGCAGGCAAGGCCCGCGCCATGGCCGAGGCCGGAGACGATATCGTCGCCAATGCCGCTGCCGGGGCATCCACAGCCGCTGTCTCCCTGTCCGGTGCGAAGTCGCTGCTTGTCGGTGAAATACAGAGCTTCGTCTGGACCGACAAGAACGGCGATATCGTTGCTGAAGGCAAGGAGGCTGTGGCCGATCTCGCTCTCGGCAAGCATAAATTGACGCTCACAGCAACGGATGTGAACGGCGTCAAGACCAGCGATAAGATCGATGTTCTGGTGCGCGGCGACCGCACACTGCTTGTTGAAAACTTCAACGACGGCAAAGCCGAGGGCTGGGCCACCGATTTTGGCGCAGCTGACGGCAATACCGGCCGGTTCCTGCTCAAGGGCACGGTGTTTTCCCGCCCGACCGCAAGCGCCAATCTTGCGGCACCTGAGGCGGCACTTTTCGACCAGAGCGATGCTGCGGGCAACAAGCTCGTCTATATCGGCGCTCAGTCGGCCGCCTGGAGCGACTACGTGTTCGAGGCGACGCTGACACAACTCGATAACGATGCGATGGGCGTCTACTTCTACTATAAGGACGCAAACAACTACTACCGCTTCGCCATGGACGGCGAAACAAACCGCCGCCAGCTTGTAAAGGTCGCCGACGGAAAGGCAGTCCTGCTTGCCGAGGTCAATGCAGGCACGCCCTATAATATGGATATCCCGCTGACTGTTGCCGTGGTCGGTGGCTCCATCAACGTCTTCATTGGCGACAAGAACGTCTTCGGCGGCCCTGTCATGGATGCGACCGCTCCGCTTTCCGGCGGCACCGTCGGCGTCTATTCCAGTGGCCAGCGCGCTTCGGTTTTCGATGACATCGTCGTCACCAAGGCAGGCACGACCGCCAAGGCCGGCATTGATCAAAGAGCCTACGACATCGACGGCGACGGCAAGGCGTCCGTCACGCTCGACGCGTCGGGTTCTTTCGGGCCTGAGCAACTGACCGGCTTCGTCTGGACGGACCTCAAGGGCAATGTCGTCGCAACCGGCAAGACGGTTGATGTCGCCCTCGATACAGGCGTCAACAAGCTGCTCCTGAAGGTTACAGCGGCAAATGGTTCCGTTTCGACGGACCGTATCGACGTCACGGTCGTGGACAGGACGAAAATCCTTGTCGCCGAGGATTTCTCTTCGGCCGAGGCAATGGCTCGCTTCAAGATCGTCGACGAGGGCGAACTTGGCGGTATCGGACCGGACGGCAAGACGTCCGAATGGCTGATCTCCGATGGCAAGCTTCTTCAGACGACCGGGCTTGCTAGCCGCGAACTGATCTGGACCGGTGCAACTGCGGCTGACTACTGGCAGCGCGGCTGGAGCCCGCTTGGCGATGGTGTCAACGTTCTGCGTCTTGGTACCTATGCACTGTTTAACGATCCGGCGGCGCTCGCCTGGACCGACTACGCCATCGAAGCGACGATCCAGACGCCTGATAAGGACGGCCTCGGCTTCCTGTTCCGCTACAAGGACAGCAAGAACTACTACAAGCTCGAACTGGATGCCGACGGCATTCTCGACCGCAGTCCGAGAAACGGTGCCGGCAGCATCTTCAACCTCGTGCGCATGAAGAACGGCGTTGAGGAAATTCTGGCCCAGGTGCCGGGCAAATACGAGCCGGGTCAGGCAATGAAGCTTCGCGCCGAAGTCTCCGGCGACAAGATCACTGCCTTCCTCAATGATGAGGCGCTGTTTGCCTATCCGATCGGTGACCTCGAACTCGATGCAGGCACCTTCGGCCTTTACTCCTGGGGCAATGCGGGTCTGACCTTCGACAATCTGACGGTGGTTGACCTTAAATCCGGTCTCGATGCGGGCAAGACCCTCAACGGCGGCGGGGCAAACGACGTACTGACCGGAACCGATGCGGACGAGATGATCCTTGGCCAAGGCGGTAACGACAGGCTGTTCGGCAACGGCGGCAATGATCGCCTTAGCGGTGACGATGGCGATGACGTGCTGAAGGGTGGCGCAGGACGCGACGCCTTGTCGGGCGGCAACGGCGACGACACGCTGTTTGGCGACGATGGCAACGATATCGTCTCCGGCGGTCTTGGTGACGACGTCATTGAAGGCGGCGCGGGCAACGACCTGCTCTTAGGCGGTGATGGTTCCGATACCTACATCTACGGCCGTGGCGACGGTTCCGACGACATCATCGAGACCACGAGTGTGGCAGGCGACAAGGATGTGCTCGTGCTGGACGATATCGCCAGAAACGAAGCTGTTCTGCGCAAGTTCGGCGAAACCGTCGAAATCGAGTTTGCCAATGGCGAAAAACTCTCGCTGCGCAACCAGCTTTCTGGCGGCGGCATCGAACTGGTGTCTTTTGCAGATGGAACGCAGCTGAACCGCGATGGGATCGTCAAGGGTCTCGTCAACCGTGGTCCGGTCGCGGCGGCTGATACGCTTGCCGCGATCGATGAGGATGCCGCATCCTTCCTCATCTCCTTTGGCGCTCTGCTCGGCAATGACATGGACGCCGATCTCGACCGGTTGACGGTGACTGAAGTTTCCCTGGCTGCCGGTGGAACGGCGGTTCTGGAAGAAAATGGCATACGCTTCACTGCGGCGGCGGATTTCAACGGCAAGGCATCCTTCAGTTACAAGATCTCCGACGGCCGCGGCGGTTCGAGCGAGGCAACGGCGAACTTCACCGTCAAGCCGGTCAACGATGCACCGGTTGCCGCTGCCATTGCCGCGAAAACGGATGAGGATGTTGTTCTTAAGGGCAAGATCGTCGCTTCGGATATCGATGGCGACATGCTTTCCTACGCCATCAAGACGGGAGCCGCAGCGGCCAAGGGTGATGTCAAGATCGACGCGGCGACCGGCGAATGGGTCTATACGCCGAACGCGAATGTCAACGGAACCGACAGCTTCACAGTCATCATTTCCGATAATAAGGGCGGCAGCGTTGAGAGCGTGGTCACCGTGACGATCGCTCCCGTCAACGATGCGCCTGTCTCCGTGGACGACCAGATCACCCTGGGTGAAAAGGATAACGCCTCCTTCGATCTCGTCGCCAACGACACCGACGTGGAAGGCGACCGCCTGACGCTCGTAGGTGTAACCGTGATGGCGGTTGCCGGAATTGCCGTGACCAACGCACAGGCTGCTGCGGCCTTCTCGGTCGTGGATGGCAAGCTGGTTGTCGATCCCTCATCCGCTTTTGCGGCGCTGCAGGACGACCAGCAGGCAACCGTGACGCTCAGCTATACGGTTCGTGATGCAAATGGTGGCGAAGCCAAGGGTATCACGACTGTGAAGGTGGACGGATATACCGAGTATACCATCGTGGAAGGCACTGGCAGCAACGATGTGCTGGTGGCGGGCGACGGCAAGGACATGCTCGACGGCGATGCCGGCGACGACACCCTGCTCGCCGGCGGTGGCAACGACATGGTGGATGCCGGTGCTGGCAATGACCGCGTGGTTGCCGGTGATGGCAATGACATCGTCGAGGGCGGTTCCGGCAACGATGTGCTGATGGGCGGCGCAGACAATGACGCACTTCACGGCGGTGCTGGTAACGACACGCTGAACGGCGGTTCCGGCAACGACACGCTGAATGGCGGCGCGGGCAATGATGTCTTGACCGGTGGTAGCGGCGGGGACACCTTTGTCTTCGCAGCCGGCAGCGGCCGTGATGTGGTGACGGACTTCCAGGCCGGTGCCGAGGGCACGGATGTCGTACAGCTCTCCAAGGATGTCTTCGCCGATTATCAGGCGCTCATCGCCTCCGGCTCCTTCACCGACGGAGAAAACGGTGCGCAGATCGCCTTCAAGGACGGATCGTCCATCACCTTTGATGGAGTGAAGACCGAGCAGTTCGCGATCGACGATTTCCGCTTCGCCTGA
- a CDS encoding type I secretion system permease/ATPase, protein MRYNSANNNVRQIRGVFAGCTGAFIGIGLLSALVNILYLTGSLFMMEVYDRVLPSRSLPTLVALFGIVVVLYAFQGLFDGLRGRLLVRISDRLDQVLSSKVYDAMIGLQLRLPVSGRQAQPLRDLDTIRSFLSGSGPTALFDLPWLPFYIAICFAFHFWLGVTALAGAAILTVFTLMTELVSRHPVEEAARHSSKRNRLAETSRRNADIIAVMGMAPFLRERWQADNRAFVREQRSASDVSSGFGVASKVLRMLLQSGILAVGAWLVINEQATPGIIIAGSILSARALAPVDLAIANWKGFIAARQSRRRLEKTLALLPDTAARMDLPAPHALLSVERVGAIPPEADEPVLQDIAFTLAAGSGLGVIGASGSGKSSLARLLVGLWRPFKGAIRLDGATLDQWPAAALARHIGYMPQSIELLDGTIAENIASFDPEATSGKIIAAARSARIHDLVVSLPDGYSTEVGETGRQLSAGQKQRIALARALYGDPFLVVLDEPNSNLDSEGEDALTAAILGVRERGGVAVIIAHRPSALYAVDKVLMITDGRQQAFGPKEEVLAKVLRPVGGMAGALKVVQGAETGKA, encoded by the coding sequence ATGCGTTATAATTCCGCCAACAATAATGTCCGCCAGATCAGGGGCGTGTTCGCCGGCTGCACAGGCGCCTTCATTGGCATCGGCCTGCTGAGCGCTCTGGTCAATATTCTCTATCTCACCGGTTCGTTGTTCATGATGGAGGTCTATGATCGGGTGTTGCCGAGCCGAAGCCTGCCGACGCTGGTGGCGCTGTTTGGCATCGTCGTCGTGCTTTATGCGTTTCAGGGTCTGTTCGACGGTTTGCGCGGGCGTTTGCTGGTGCGCATTTCCGACCGTCTGGATCAGGTGCTGTCCTCCAAGGTTTACGATGCGATGATCGGCCTTCAGCTGCGCCTGCCTGTCAGCGGCCGTCAGGCCCAGCCGCTTCGCGATCTCGATACGATCCGCTCGTTCCTGTCGGGAAGCGGGCCGACCGCGCTTTTTGACCTGCCCTGGCTGCCTTTTTACATCGCCATTTGTTTCGCCTTCCATTTCTGGCTCGGCGTCACCGCACTTGCCGGCGCCGCCATTCTCACGGTCTTCACATTGATGACGGAACTGGTGTCGCGGCATCCCGTGGAAGAAGCGGCGCGGCACTCCTCCAAACGTAACCGGCTGGCTGAAACCAGCCGCCGGAACGCCGATATCATCGCCGTCATGGGAATGGCGCCTTTCCTGCGGGAACGCTGGCAGGCGGATAACCGCGCATTTGTTCGCGAGCAGCGGTCGGCAAGCGATGTCTCCTCCGGTTTCGGGGTGGCCAGCAAGGTGCTGCGCATGCTGCTGCAATCCGGCATTCTGGCTGTCGGTGCCTGGCTCGTCATCAACGAGCAGGCGACGCCCGGCATCATCATCGCCGGTTCGATCCTCTCGGCACGGGCGCTTGCGCCGGTCGATCTCGCCATTGCCAACTGGAAGGGTTTCATCGCGGCGCGGCAAAGCCGCCGACGTCTTGAAAAAACGCTGGCGCTGCTGCCCGATACCGCCGCCCGCATGGACCTGCCCGCACCGCATGCCCTTTTGTCGGTCGAGCGTGTCGGCGCCATCCCGCCGGAAGCGGATGAGCCGGTGTTGCAGGACATCGCCTTTACGCTTGCGGCTGGCAGCGGCCTCGGCGTGATCGGGGCGAGCGGCTCGGGCAAGAGTTCGCTGGCGCGGTTGCTTGTCGGCCTCTGGCGGCCGTTCAAAGGTGCGATCCGGCTGGACGGCGCGACACTCGACCAATGGCCGGCCGCCGCCTTGGCGCGCCACATCGGTTATATGCCACAATCGATAGAACTGCTGGACGGCACGATCGCCGAAAACATCGCTTCCTTCGATCCGGAAGCGACGTCGGGCAAGATCATCGCGGCGGCGCGCAGCGCGCGAATCCACGATCTCGTCGTCAGCCTGCCGGATGGCTATTCCACCGAAGTTGGTGAAACCGGACGGCAATTGTCCGCGGGGCAGAAGCAGCGGATCGCGCTTGCGAGGGCGCTTTACGGCGATCCCTTCCTCGTTGTGCTCGACGAGCCGAATTCCAATCTCGATTCCGAGGGTGAGGATGCGCTGACCGCGGCCATTCTCGGGGTTCGCGAGCGCGGTGGCGTCGCCGTCATCATCGCCCACCGGCCGAGCGCGCTCTATGCCGTGGACAAGGTGCTGATGATCACCGATGGCCGGCAGCAGGCTTTCGGACCCAAGGAGGAGGTGCTGGCCAAGGTGCTTCGCCCTGTCGGTGGCATGGCCGGTGCTCTCAAGGTCGTGCAGGGCGCAGAAACAGGAAAGGCATAA
- a CDS encoding HlyD family type I secretion periplasmic adaptor subunit — MDEWQSLKRSIRSHLLVGALGFLTLIGLFGGWAVGTEIVGAVIAQGSLVVETSLKKVQHPVGGVVSELMVRDGDRVKAGDVVMRIDATMTRANLAIIVKSLDQFIARRARLESERDRVGKVVFPQVLLNKIGDAEIAAMMSAEQRLYEDRRAVRESKKRQLEQRVRQLRDEIAGMDAERAANFREQGMVDDELTRFRSLHDRGLMEKSRLSTLERQATDIEGDIGRLMAGIAGVEAKISETSLQIIQIDEQWSEEVGSDLREMDARIGEYVERRVAAEDQLKRVDIIAPQDGVVHQLAVHTVGGVVAPGEQIMMIVPEVDKLVVEAKVAPQDIDQIYYGQATNLRFSAFNQKTTPEINGTVERISADVTVDTRTGTNYYIVRVATSQEQIKRLGEFTLMPGMPVEAFITTGERSVLSYFLKPLLDQANRTFREA; from the coding sequence ATGGACGAATGGCAGTCACTCAAACGCTCGATCCGCAGCCATCTTCTTGTCGGTGCGCTCGGATTTCTAACTTTGATCGGCCTGTTCGGCGGTTGGGCCGTCGGCACAGAAATCGTCGGCGCGGTCATCGCTCAGGGTTCGCTGGTGGTGGAAACAAGCCTTAAAAAAGTACAGCATCCGGTGGGCGGCGTTGTCAGCGAGCTGATGGTGCGAGACGGCGACCGGGTGAAGGCCGGTGACGTGGTGATGCGCATCGATGCGACGATGACCAGGGCAAACCTCGCCATCATCGTCAAAAGCCTCGATCAGTTCATCGCCCGCAGGGCGAGGCTTGAAAGCGAGCGCGACCGGGTCGGCAAGGTGGTTTTCCCACAGGTGCTTCTCAACAAAATAGGCGATGCTGAGATCGCCGCGATGATGAGCGCCGAGCAGCGTCTTTACGAGGACCGCAGGGCCGTTCGTGAAAGCAAGAAACGTCAGCTCGAACAGCGGGTTCGGCAGCTTCGCGATGAAATAGCGGGCATGGACGCCGAGCGTGCGGCGAATTTCCGCGAGCAGGGCATGGTCGATGACGAGTTGACCCGGTTTCGTTCCCTGCATGACAGGGGCCTGATGGAAAAAAGCCGGCTCAGCACGCTGGAACGGCAGGCCACGGATATCGAAGGCGATATCGGCCGGTTGATGGCCGGCATTGCCGGGGTTGAAGCGAAAATCAGCGAGACGTCTCTGCAGATCATCCAGATCGACGAGCAATGGTCAGAAGAAGTCGGTTCGGATCTGCGCGAGATGGACGCCCGCATCGGCGAATATGTCGAGCGCCGGGTGGCGGCGGAAGACCAGTTAAAGCGCGTCGATATCATCGCGCCGCAGGATGGTGTCGTACATCAGCTGGCGGTCCACACGGTCGGCGGCGTCGTCGCTCCCGGTGAGCAGATCATGATGATCGTGCCGGAGGTCGATAAACTCGTGGTCGAGGCGAAAGTCGCGCCGCAGGATATCGACCAGATTTACTATGGTCAGGCGACGAACCTGCGTTTTTCCGCATTCAACCAGAAAACGACGCCGGAAATCAACGGAACGGTGGAACGCATTTCGGCCGATGTGACGGTCGATACGCGGACAGGGACGAATTATTATATCGTGCGTGTTGCCACCTCGCAGGAGCAGATAAAGCGGCTCGGGGAATTTACCCTGATGCCCGGCATGCCGGTTGAAGCCTTCATCACCACCGGTGAGCGAAGCGTTTTGTCGTATTTCCTCAAACCCCTGCTCGATCAGGCCAATCGCACGTTCCGTGAGGCCTGA
- a CDS encoding PhoX family protein — MTDIDTSKLSWDEWDELQNPPPAETDFDRVVETAISRRGFLGGVLAFGSAAAAMGTLGNLMTSTSAEAQEAAAGRFPFKPVAAATDHTIHVPEGYSWKPVAKWGQPLFSNVPDVDPAKGVSVENSDKVFGENTDGMELFMVGAHQLIAVNHEYVNPETNLPHAEKGNPKTADDVKILQNMQGVTVMEVAEGTEGWEIVLDSPFNRRIHHNTPMKLSGPAAGSDLVKTAADPNGIDCLGTFNNCGAGRTPWGTYLTCEENFNGYFGTADAAFKLPDDYKRYGIVAETRYAYEKFDARFDVAKNPNEPRRAGYVVEIDPSDASSTPIKRTALGRIKHENAAVVIARDGRVVVYMGDDERGEFLYKFVSNGIYVPGGDTSKLLDEGTLHVAKFADDGAGEWVALTPETTGMKIDEICVFTRQAASKVGATTMDRPEWVAINPVAIEAYCALTNNSRRGEMKDGKLRANAGGDAMATNAANPREKNEYGQIVRWYPENDDHADSKFKWDLFCMAGNPSVHKDAFAGSSNINEGNMFNSPDGMMFDSTGLLWIQTDGEDSNEGNFAGQGNNQMLAGDPATGRIERFLTAPKGSEVTGQTWSGDKRTHFVGIQHPDAPFPDGEGKLPRSTVIAIKRDDNAQIG; from the coding sequence ATGACCGACATCGATACAAGCAAATTGTCCTGGGACGAATGGGACGAACTGCAAAACCCGCCGCCGGCCGAAACCGATTTCGACCGCGTTGTCGAAACCGCGATTTCCCGCCGAGGCTTTCTCGGCGGCGTGCTTGCCTTCGGCTCGGCCGCAGCCGCCATGGGCACGCTCGGCAACCTGATGACCAGCACTTCGGCCGAAGCGCAGGAGGCAGCCGCCGGCCGCTTCCCCTTCAAGCCGGTTGCTGCCGCGACGGACCACACCATCCATGTGCCCGAAGGCTACAGCTGGAAGCCGGTTGCCAAATGGGGTCAGCCGCTGTTTTCCAACGTTCCCGATGTCGATCCGGCCAAGGGCGTCAGCGTTGAGAATTCCGACAAGGTCTTTGGCGAAAACACCGACGGCATGGAACTGTTCATGGTCGGCGCTCATCAGCTGATCGCCGTCAACCATGAATATGTGAACCCGGAAACCAACCTGCCGCACGCTGAGAAAGGCAACCCGAAGACGGCCGACGACGTGAAAATCCTGCAGAACATGCAGGGCGTCACCGTCATGGAAGTCGCGGAAGGCACCGAAGGCTGGGAAATCGTTCTCGACAGCCCGTTCAACCGCCGTATCCACCACAACACGCCGATGAAGCTTTCCGGCCCGGCCGCCGGCTCCGACCTCGTCAAGACAGCCGCCGATCCGAACGGCATCGACTGTCTCGGGACCTTCAATAATTGCGGCGCCGGCCGCACGCCCTGGGGCACCTACCTCACCTGCGAAGAAAACTTCAACGGCTATTTCGGCACCGCGGACGCCGCCTTCAAGCTGCCTGACGATTACAAGCGTTACGGCATCGTCGCCGAGACCCGTTATGCCTATGAGAAATTCGACGCGCGTTTCGACGTTGCCAAGAACCCGAACGAGCCGCGCCGCGCCGGCTACGTGGTCGAGATCGATCCTTCGGACGCCTCCTCCACCCCGATCAAGCGCACCGCGCTTGGCCGCATCAAGCACGAGAACGCCGCTGTGGTGATTGCCCGTGACGGCCGTGTCGTCGTTTACATGGGTGACGACGAGCGTGGCGAATTCCTCTACAAATTCGTCTCCAACGGCATTTATGTTCCGGGTGGCGACACCTCGAAACTGCTCGACGAAGGCACGCTCCACGTCGCCAAGTTCGCCGATGACGGCGCCGGCGAATGGGTGGCTCTGACACCTGAAACCACTGGCATGAAGATCGATGAGATCTGCGTCTTCACCCGTCAGGCCGCTTCCAAGGTGGGCGCAACCACCATGGACCGTCCGGAATGGGTCGCCATCAACCCGGTCGCCATCGAAGCCTATTGCGCGCTGACCAACAACAGCCGCCGCGGCGAAATGAAGGATGGCAAGCTGCGTGCCAATGCCGGCGGCGACGCCATGGCCACCAATGCCGCCAACCCGCGCGAAAAGAACGAATACGGCCAGATCGTGCGCTGGTATCCGGAAAATGACGACCATGCGGACAGCAAGTTCAAGTGGGACCTGTTCTGCATGGCCGGCAACCCTTCCGTTCACAAGGACGCCTTTGCCGGCTCCTCGAACATCAACGAAGGCAACATGTTCAACTCGCCTGACGGCATGATGTTCGACTCGACTGGTCTCCTCTGGATCCAGACCGATGGCGAAGACAGCAATGAAGGCAACTTCGCTGGCCAGGGCAACAACCAGATGCTGGCGGGCGATCCGGCCACCGGCCGTATCGAGCGCTTCCTGACCGCGCCGAAGGGTTCCGAAGTCACCGGCCAGACATGGTCCGGCGACAAGCGCACCCACTTCGTCGGCATCCAGCACCCCGACGCCCCCTTCCCGGATGGCGAAGGCAAGCTGCCACGCTCGACCGTCATCGCCATCAAGCGTGACGACAACGCACAGATCGGTTGA